In a single window of the Bactrocera dorsalis isolate Fly_Bdor chromosome 2, ASM2337382v1, whole genome shotgun sequence genome:
- the LOC105233177 gene encoding uncharacterized protein LOC105233177 isoform X4 yields MSVLRFQPFILCSGLSQSGVLCLCGSCSRSYFNKDFERNNDSTHSNIKSRNELIYKLYVPLDISVATAHFSIVEACKECPDIVFQIQSNAFPKSINESRDNVDQHNFIHSVHIIKPNQTANISLEFHVQEAAWHYIHVTFFKEKKIISEGWKTKLTKPFVSQNEEQYTNTINSNGAHFQKEHYEEDSICFHQIKYGLVINFQTSLDASHKEQETAVLKPTFATKNVTIDILNENITIDLLNHDAKEWLPKRFRGIDFYPLLRQSYREFFMFDYDLMPDKNGTVPFILNLTAGIPAGFAFDIGEVHDIGGTLTFAVSMKKALESESIVLKEIFPTSTGNDSTVKGRSRCNKTILVCMHLSEPGIPIWPDKCQYGQQVFPAASIVNNTDFSTTTGLVHVPFPESGRWYISMALYCHQNKSTPHLTVTDRVKDFIKKNIYTLDLIRQSCPCFLELKRCIANIECLNSMTEVETLKVKDCFVDPKCTPNYFDMILNFEVHQKLTNNQYFALENCNTSVVFTISSNPCVAGRCGRHGRCYHYMSGGLVFSTCVCMKGYRGWDCSEDSQVPSNLSILASSLLLTLSNLIFLPSICLAIQRYYYTEATIYFFAMVFSILYHACDSGEDEYSFCLVKIGVLQFCDFYCGLLAIWVTLIAMSHIRQQFVSILHMLGAVLLAFGTDLNKQSLWVFLAPALTGICLISTSWGIRCYKMRKWYPSPKYLTIYMPLGVVLVIVGLICFAFLQTKQNYYIVHSIWHTVMALSILCLLPSRKYFITKC; encoded by the coding sequence ATGTCGGTCCTGAGATTCCAGCCATTTATTTTATGTAGCGGTCTTTCACAATCTGGTGTCTTATGTCTCTGCGGGAGCTGTTCTcgaagttattttaataaagacTTTGAAAGAAACAATGACAGCACTCATAGCAACATAAAAAGcagaaatgaattaatttataagTTATATGTACCATTAGATATCAGTGTTGCTACCGCTCATTTTTCAATCGTGGAAGCTTGTAAAGAATGTCCTGATATTGTGTTTCAAATTCAATCAAACGCTTTTCCAAAATCAATTAATGAAAGCCGGGACAACGTTGATCAACATAATTTCATTCACAGCGTTCATATAATAAAACCGAACCAAACTGCAAACATTTCACTTGAGTTCCACGTCCAAGAGGCAGCTTGGCATTATATACATGTgacatttttcaaagaaaagaaaataatatcagAAGGATGGAAAACAAAATTGACTAAGCCATTCGTTTCTCAAAATGAAGAACAATATACAAATACTATTAATTCGAATGGTGCACATTTTCAAAAAGAACATTATGAAGAAGATAGTATTTGTTTTCACCAAATAAAATACGGTTTGGTAATCAATTTCCAAACATCTCTGGACGCTTCACATAAAGAACAGGAAACGGCAGTACTCAAACCAACTTTTGCCACAAAGAATGTAACCattgatattttaaacgaaaatattaCCATAGATTTATTAAATCATGATGCAAAGGAATGGTTACCAAAACGATTTCGAGGTATAGATTTTTATCCACTCCTACGTCAATCTTATCGTGAGTTTTTTATGTTTGATTATGACCTTATGCCAGACAAAAATGGCACAGTTCCATTTATTCTCAATTTAACCGCAGGTATACCTGCTGGTTTTGCTTTTGACATTGGTGAGGTACATGACATAGGCGGAACTTTAACTTTCGCTGTATCGATGAAAAAGGCTTTAGAAAGCGAATCAATTGTATTGAAGGAAATATTTCCTACCAGTACGGGCAATGATTCTACTGTAAAAGGAAGGTCCAGATGCAATAAGACAATATTGGTTTGTATGCACTTATCAGAACCAGGAATTCCAATTTGGCCAGATAAATGTCAGTATGGCCAACAAGTTTTTCCAGCCGCAAGTATAGTTAATAATACTGATTTCAGCACAACCACGGGTCTTGTTCACGTTCCATTTCCAGAAAGTGGACGATGGTACATTAGCATGGCTCTATATTGTCACCAAAATAAGTCGACACCTCACTTAACAGTAACAGATAGAGTAAaagactttataaaaaaaaatatatatactttagaTTTAATAAGGCAATCGTGCCCTTGCTTTCTGGAATTGAAGCGATGTATTGCAAATATTGAATGCTTGAATTCAATGACTGAGGTAGAGACGTTGAAAGTAAAAGATTGTTTTGTGGATCCGAAATGTACTCCTAATTATTTCGATATGATCCTCAATTTTGAAGTGCATCAAAAACTTACCAATAATCAATATTTTGCACTGGAAAATTGCAACACTTCGGTGGTATTTACGATCTCATCAAATCCTTGTGTTGCTGGCCGTTGTGGACGACATGGCCGTTGCTACCATTACATGTCAGGAGGTTTAGTTTTCTCTACTTGTGTGTGCATGAAAGGCTATAGAGGTTGGGATTGTTCTGAAGATAGTCAAGTGCCATCAAATTTATCTATCCTTGCATCATCTCTCTTACTTACCCTTagcaacttaatttttttacccAGCATTTGCCTTGCAATTCAACGTTATTACTACACCGAagcaactatttattttttcgctatggttttttctatattatatcATGCTTGTGATTCTGGAGAGGATGAGTACAGTTTTTGCTTAGTAAAAATAGGAGTATTGCAGTTTTGTGATTTTTACTGTGGTCTTCTAGCCATTTGGGTTACTTTAATCGCAATGTCACACATTCGTCAACAATTCGTCTCAATTCTACATATGCTTGGTGCAGTTCTCTTAGCATTTGGCACTGATCTCAATAAACAGAGTCTTTGGGTATTCTTAGCACCTGCCCTTACTGGGATATGTCTCATTTCTACAAGTTGGGGTATACGTTGTTACAAAATGCGAAAGTGGTATCCATCACCAAAGTATCTTACAATTTATATGCCGCTAGGCGTGGTCCTTGTAATAGTTGGTCTAATCTGCTTTGCTTTCTTGCAAACGAAACAAAACTACTACATTGTCCATTCAATTTGGCATACGGTAATGGCTCTAAGCATTCTTTGCCTGCTCCCTTCAAGAAAATACTTCATAACAAAGTGCTAG
- the LOC105233177 gene encoding uncharacterized protein LOC105233177 isoform X3: MSGKCKPQNVDIHLKAGSYPVISPETIAFPKNFLSADQRSKTYSLQFQSNEKQQHFLIEGPQIGDWYAVAFISWTDPNKDRIVQQGLTRSCDTVLNAEMSVLRFQPFILCSGLSQSGVLCLCGSCSRSYFNKDFERNNDSTHSNIKSRNELIYKLYVPLDISVATAHFSIVEACKECPDIVFQIQSNAFPKSINESRDNVDQHNFIHSVHIIKPNQTANISLEFHVQEAAWHYIHVTFFKEKKIISEGWKTKLTKPFVSQNEEQYTNTINSNGAHFQKEHYEEDSICFHQIKYGLVINFQTSLDASHKEQETAVLKPTFATKNVTIDILNENITIDLLNHDAKEWLPKRFRGIDFYPLLRQSYREFFMFDYDLMPDKNGTVPFILNLTAGIPAGFAFDIGEVHDIGGTLTFAVSMKKALESESIVLKEIFPTSTGNDSTVKGRSRCNKTILVCMHLSEPGIPIWPDKCQYGQQVFPAASIVNNTDFSTTTGLVHVPFPESGRWYISMALYCHQNKSTPHLTVTDRVKDFIKKNIYTLDLIRQSCPCFLELKRCIANIECLNSMTEVETLKVKDCFVDPKCTPNYFDMILNFEVHQKLTNNQYFALENCNTSVVFTISSNPCVAGRCGRHGRCYHYMSGGLVFSTCVCMKGYRGWDCSEDSQVPSNLSILASSLLLTLSNLIFLPSICLAIQRYYYTEATIYFFAMVFSILYHACDSGEDEYSFCLVKIGVLQFCDFYCGLLAIWVTLIAMSHIRQQFVSILHMLGAVLLAFGTDLNKQSLWVFLAPALTGICLISTSWGIRCYKMRKWYPSPKYLTIYMPLGVVLVIVGLICFAFLQTKQNYYIVHSIWHTVMALSILCLLPSRKYFITKC; the protein is encoded by the coding sequence GGTTGACGCGGTCGTGTGATACTGTGCTCAACGCAGAAATGTCGGTCCTGAGATTCCAGCCATTTATTTTATGTAGCGGTCTTTCACAATCTGGTGTCTTATGTCTCTGCGGGAGCTGTTCTcgaagttattttaataaagacTTTGAAAGAAACAATGACAGCACTCATAGCAACATAAAAAGcagaaatgaattaatttataagTTATATGTACCATTAGATATCAGTGTTGCTACCGCTCATTTTTCAATCGTGGAAGCTTGTAAAGAATGTCCTGATATTGTGTTTCAAATTCAATCAAACGCTTTTCCAAAATCAATTAATGAAAGCCGGGACAACGTTGATCAACATAATTTCATTCACAGCGTTCATATAATAAAACCGAACCAAACTGCAAACATTTCACTTGAGTTCCACGTCCAAGAGGCAGCTTGGCATTATATACATGTgacatttttcaaagaaaagaaaataatatcagAAGGATGGAAAACAAAATTGACTAAGCCATTCGTTTCTCAAAATGAAGAACAATATACAAATACTATTAATTCGAATGGTGCACATTTTCAAAAAGAACATTATGAAGAAGATAGTATTTGTTTTCACCAAATAAAATACGGTTTGGTAATCAATTTCCAAACATCTCTGGACGCTTCACATAAAGAACAGGAAACGGCAGTACTCAAACCAACTTTTGCCACAAAGAATGTAACCattgatattttaaacgaaaatattaCCATAGATTTATTAAATCATGATGCAAAGGAATGGTTACCAAAACGATTTCGAGGTATAGATTTTTATCCACTCCTACGTCAATCTTATCGTGAGTTTTTTATGTTTGATTATGACCTTATGCCAGACAAAAATGGCACAGTTCCATTTATTCTCAATTTAACCGCAGGTATACCTGCTGGTTTTGCTTTTGACATTGGTGAGGTACATGACATAGGCGGAACTTTAACTTTCGCTGTATCGATGAAAAAGGCTTTAGAAAGCGAATCAATTGTATTGAAGGAAATATTTCCTACCAGTACGGGCAATGATTCTACTGTAAAAGGAAGGTCCAGATGCAATAAGACAATATTGGTTTGTATGCACTTATCAGAACCAGGAATTCCAATTTGGCCAGATAAATGTCAGTATGGCCAACAAGTTTTTCCAGCCGCAAGTATAGTTAATAATACTGATTTCAGCACAACCACGGGTCTTGTTCACGTTCCATTTCCAGAAAGTGGACGATGGTACATTAGCATGGCTCTATATTGTCACCAAAATAAGTCGACACCTCACTTAACAGTAACAGATAGAGTAAaagactttataaaaaaaaatatatatactttagaTTTAATAAGGCAATCGTGCCCTTGCTTTCTGGAATTGAAGCGATGTATTGCAAATATTGAATGCTTGAATTCAATGACTGAGGTAGAGACGTTGAAAGTAAAAGATTGTTTTGTGGATCCGAAATGTACTCCTAATTATTTCGATATGATCCTCAATTTTGAAGTGCATCAAAAACTTACCAATAATCAATATTTTGCACTGGAAAATTGCAACACTTCGGTGGTATTTACGATCTCATCAAATCCTTGTGTTGCTGGCCGTTGTGGACGACATGGCCGTTGCTACCATTACATGTCAGGAGGTTTAGTTTTCTCTACTTGTGTGTGCATGAAAGGCTATAGAGGTTGGGATTGTTCTGAAGATAGTCAAGTGCCATCAAATTTATCTATCCTTGCATCATCTCTCTTACTTACCCTTagcaacttaatttttttacccAGCATTTGCCTTGCAATTCAACGTTATTACTACACCGAagcaactatttattttttcgctatggttttttctatattatatcATGCTTGTGATTCTGGAGAGGATGAGTACAGTTTTTGCTTAGTAAAAATAGGAGTATTGCAGTTTTGTGATTTTTACTGTGGTCTTCTAGCCATTTGGGTTACTTTAATCGCAATGTCACACATTCGTCAACAATTCGTCTCAATTCTACATATGCTTGGTGCAGTTCTCTTAGCATTTGGCACTGATCTCAATAAACAGAGTCTTTGGGTATTCTTAGCACCTGCCCTTACTGGGATATGTCTCATTTCTACAAGTTGGGGTATACGTTGTTACAAAATGCGAAAGTGGTATCCATCACCAAAGTATCTTACAATTTATATGCCGCTAGGCGTGGTCCTTGTAATAGTTGGTCTAATCTGCTTTGCTTTCTTGCAAACGAAACAAAACTACTACATTGTCCATTCAATTTGGCATACGGTAATGGCTCTAAGCATTCTTTGCCTGCTCCCTTCAAGAAAATACTTCATAACAAAGTGCTAG